From the Mycoplasmatota bacterium genome, one window contains:
- a CDS encoding class I SAM-dependent methyltransferase, with protein sequence MDFYDKIAEYYDDIFIPKENQVNFIKKVTGEPPKKILDIACGTGSYAIKLAQYGYHVTGIDLDQKMIEKAKFKSKKQNLTIEFSVKNMLSFNMEETFDTIYCIGNSLVHLQSNKEIAFFLNHIKRRLKSNGTIIIQIINYDRIISQEIDHLPTIHNKEKQLSFTRNYLLNENNHKIAFNTELTVENQSISNTISLLPIQSFELKNILIEEGYYNINLYGDFSFTEYEKEKSYTLVLTASY encoded by the coding sequence ATGGATTTTTATGACAAAATCGCTGAATATTATGATGATATTTTTATCCCAAAAGAAAATCAAGTGAACTTTATAAAAAAAGTTACAGGAGAACCTCCTAAAAAAATATTGGATATTGCCTGTGGTACCGGAAGTTATGCGATCAAATTAGCGCAATATGGTTATCATGTAACAGGGATTGATTTAGATCAAAAAATGATAGAAAAAGCAAAGTTTAAATCTAAAAAACAAAATCTAACGATTGAATTTAGTGTGAAAAATATGCTTTCCTTTAATATGGAAGAAACTTTTGATACCATTTATTGTATCGGAAATTCTTTAGTTCATCTTCAATCAAATAAAGAAATCGCCTTTTTTTTAAACCACATCAAAAGACGATTAAAATCAAATGGTACCATTATTATTCAAATAATTAACTACGACAGAATTATTAGTCAGGAAATTGATCATCTACCAACCATTCATAATAAAGAAAAACAATTAAGTTTTACTCGTAATTATCTATTAAATGAAAACAATCATAAAATAGCATTTAACACAGAACTTACGGTAGAAAATCAATCCATAAGTAACACAATTTCTTTACTCCCAATACAATCTTTTGAATTAAAAAACATACTTATAGAAGAAGGTTATTACAATATTAATCTATATGGAGATTTTTCTTTTACAGAATATGAAAAAGAGAAATCATATACTTTAGTATTAACTGCTTCTTATTGA
- a CDS encoding sulfite exporter TauE/SafE family protein — translation MNPVIIMSIVILVIAISMSMVGKGGGNFYVLAMVLAGTSMHKAATTSQLIMMATSVTAMIVFNKHKKVDWKLALIIDPPTDIMAFVGGYFAGYIEGTTLKLMFAILLVVISIFMFISVKEKPIQHSDKFGYWNRTFGKYEYTVNLWLTIPITAIVGFFAGAIGISGGAFKIPLMVMLCGIPMGIAVGTSSAMVAVTALMGFMGHSINGDFNPQFAIPLTIVAVIGGLIGSKYAIKSKPKNLKKIFAITNLFAAITMIITIIT, via the coding sequence ATGAATCCAGTAATAATAATGAGTATCGTTATACTAGTTATAGCTATTTCAATGTCAATGGTAGGAAAAGGTGGAGGAAACTTCTATGTATTGGCAATGGTATTAGCTGGTACTTCAATGCATAAAGCAGCTACTACTTCACAATTGATTATGATGGCAACTTCAGTGACGGCAATGATTGTTTTTAATAAACATAAAAAAGTTGATTGGAAACTAGCGTTAATTATTGATCCTCCTACTGACATCATGGCTTTTGTTGGAGGATATTTTGCTGGATATATTGAGGGAACAACTTTAAAACTAATGTTTGCTATACTGTTAGTGGTAATATCAATTTTTATGTTTATTTCAGTAAAAGAAAAACCTATACAACATAGTGATAAATTTGGTTATTGGAATAGGACTTTTGGAAAATACGAGTATACTGTAAATCTATGGCTTACAATACCCATTACAGCTATCGTAGGTTTTTTTGCTGGTGCTATTGGAATTTCAGGTGGTGCTTTTAAAATTCCACTGATGGTTATGTTGTGTGGTATCCCTATGGGAATAGCAGTTGGAACTTCATCAGCGATGGTTGCAGTGACAGCTTTGATGGGATTTATGGGACATAGTATTAATGGTGATTTTAATCCTCAATTTGCTATACCACTAACTATTGTTGCTGTAATTGGTGGATTAATAGGAAGTAAATATGCTATTAAAAGTAAACCTAAAAATTTAAAGAAAATCTTTGCTATCACAAACCTTTTTGCAGCAATAACAATGATAATTACTATTATTACTTAA
- a CDS encoding YbaN family protein, with protein sequence MKNFKKTLLIIFGTIFVFLGIIGLMLPIVPTTPFLILAGILYINSSKKLYARLIKIRYFGPEIESYVERREVTRNFKVCSLLFIIVPTIITQFFIGKNWILRIFPILFVVIVVWHILSLKTVNKDKIFSNSNQTVKEEERSN encoded by the coding sequence ATGAAAAATTTTAAGAAAACTTTATTAATTATATTTGGCACAATATTTGTATTTTTGGGAATTATCGGATTGATGTTACCCATTGTACCCACAACCCCATTTTTAATACTAGCTGGAATTTTATATATCAATAGTTCAAAAAAGTTATATGCACGACTCATTAAAATTAGATATTTTGGTCCAGAGATAGAAAGTTATGTTGAAAGAAGGGAAGTTACAAGAAATTTTAAAGTTTGTAGTTTATTATTTATAATTGTTCCAACGATTATTACCCAATTTTTTATTGGTAAAAATTGGATTCTACGAATTTTCCCCATCCTCTTTGTTGTTATAGTAGTATGGCATATTTTGAGTCTAAAAACAGTGAATAAAGATAAGATATTTAGTAATTCAAATCAAACGGTTAAAGAAGAGGAGCGATCAAATTGA
- a CDS encoding response regulator transcription factor — MNILVLEDNKEINNILTELLLKKGYTVFPSFNAFDALQDFKNNSIDCILTDLMLPIKSGEEFITEVRKTSNVHIIIISAKVSLEEKLEGLRIGADDYLIKPFSSEEVLIKLENYFNKKRSLDSVKSLNNGEVKFEVGKNKLVINSIDIELTSVEYLMVNLLFEEVNKVLTREQFLDYLYNNELYVYDRVVDTHIKNIRQKVKKVYDKTLIKTVYGLGYMLVGDLDG; from the coding sequence ATGAATATTTTAGTTCTAGAGGATAACAAAGAAATTAATAATATATTAACAGAATTACTTTTAAAAAAAGGATATACTGTTTTCCCATCTTTTAATGCATTTGATGCGTTACAAGATTTTAAAAATAACTCGATTGATTGTATTTTAACCGATTTAATGCTACCTATTAAATCAGGTGAAGAGTTTATAACTGAAGTAAGGAAAACGTCAAATGTTCACATAATTATTATTTCAGCAAAAGTATCATTAGAAGAAAAACTTGAAGGATTAAGAATAGGAGCAGATGATTATTTAATTAAACCCTTTAGTTCAGAAGAAGTTTTAATAAAACTAGAAAACTATTTTAATAAAAAAAGGTCACTGGATTCTGTAAAATCTTTAAATAATGGTGAAGTTAAATTTGAAGTTGGTAAAAATAAATTAGTCATTAACTCAATTGATATTGAACTCACATCTGTAGAATACCTAATGGTTAATCTTCTTTTTGAAGAAGTGAATAAAGTTCTTACTAGAGAACAATTTCTTGATTATTTGTATAATAACGAACTTTATGTGTATGACAGAGTAGTAGACACTCATATAAAAAATATAAGACAAAAAGTGAAGAAAGTATATGATAAAACACTAATAAAAACTGTTTACGGTCTAGGTTATATGCTAGTAGGTGATTTAGATGGTTAG
- a CDS encoding NAD(P)/FAD-dependent oxidoreductase, translated as MFDVIIIGAGPSGMMCAIRASQNGKKVLLLERNTEIGKKMRLTGGGRCNITNLKDVKQFINSLPVKNGRFLYSALNQFDSQDIYHYFEQLGVPLKIEKDDKVFPQSNQSLDFILALKKQLDLYHVIVKCDTEVTNIEFLPDYKRVQTTKDEYIAPNVVIATGGKSYPHTGSTGFGYDIAKKLNHTLIDLFPTESPLISHDPLIHSKELQGLSFSDVTLSLVDEEQRVIKSHTSDLIITHFGLSGPAALKLSQFVYHYLKDHRKASIQIDFLPEFSLEDLIQLIKKKRNNEPQKNLKTIIKDLLPNRLLDYLFKTQGISEQLKMADISNKLINQITNFIKKFTIKVHEVKPLQAAFVTGGGISLKEINPKTMESKLIPGLYFIGEVLDLHGYTGGYNMTIALTTGHSAGMSIK; from the coding sequence ATGTTCGACGTTATTATTATTGGTGCTGGTCCTAGTGGAATGATGTGTGCTATTAGAGCAAGCCAAAATGGTAAAAAAGTATTATTATTAGAAAGAAATACTGAGATTGGTAAAAAAATGAGATTAACGGGTGGTGGAAGATGTAATATAACCAATTTAAAAGACGTTAAACAATTTATAAATAGTTTACCAGTCAAAAATGGCAGATTTTTATATAGTGCATTAAATCAATTTGATTCACAGGATATCTATCATTATTTTGAACAATTAGGTGTTCCTTTAAAAATAGAAAAAGATGATAAGGTCTTTCCACAAAGCAATCAATCACTTGATTTTATTTTAGCATTAAAAAAACAACTTGATTTATACCATGTCATTGTAAAATGCGATACAGAAGTTACAAATATTGAATTTTTACCTGATTATAAACGAGTACAGACGACAAAAGATGAATACATCGCACCTAATGTAGTCATCGCGACTGGAGGAAAAAGCTATCCTCATACAGGCTCTACAGGATTTGGTTATGATATCGCAAAAAAATTAAATCATACGCTAATCGATTTATTCCCTACTGAAAGTCCCCTTATTTCACATGATCCCCTCATTCACTCAAAAGAATTACAAGGATTATCATTTTCTGATGTGACCTTATCTTTAGTAGACGAAGAGCAAAGAGTGATTAAGTCGCATACAAGTGATTTAATCATCACGCATTTCGGATTAAGTGGACCTGCAGCATTAAAACTCAGTCAATTTGTATATCATTACTTAAAAGACCATCGAAAAGCATCTATACAAATAGATTTCTTACCTGAATTTTCATTAGAAGATCTAATTCAATTGATAAAGAAAAAAAGAAATAATGAACCACAAAAAAACTTAAAGACGATCATAAAAGATTTACTTCCAAACCGACTATTAGATTATTTATTTAAAACACAAGGGATAAGTGAACAGTTGAAGATGGCAGATATATCAAACAAACTTATTAACCAAATCACTAATTTTATTAAGAAATTTACCATTAAAGTACATGAAGTAAAACCACTCCAAGCAGCATTTGTGACAGGTGGTGGTATTTCCTTAAAAGAAATTAATCCAAAAACAATGGAGTCTAAGCTCATCCCTGGTCTTTATTTTATAGGTGAAGTATTAGATTTACACGGTTATACAGGTGGATACAATATGACTATCGCCTTAACCACTGGTCATAGTGCTGGTATGTCAATTAAATAG
- a CDS encoding HAMP domain-containing histidine kinase — MVSFSETTKRKNITILSILLTVVFIVINISLYIINHNFITNKIKEENSAFLVLSTHLINENETSVVIEFMKHYSHTHAVEVEFYNEDMVMLFSSDINNQFLNKYSISSDKGIYYIFIDNTDSVTVNLADRNFLYVNLSLFIIYIFAIFLFIKNSNKSSEDINHDIKKVMTLIDNESPRKISFHYSEFKEIYNDISIYLQKIDLLKEQKEINIKGLAHDIKTPLTIVLNYLENVEDIKSYEKNHQTVLEAINDISNLINDLIDENYNRSFREINLAYILEEIIQRYDSIFASKGIKINYKNEVDLLVNWSKRDFTRVIENILSNAYYYSYPNTILEINTYKDENIHIEFINEGNHISSSNLIKIFDKGFRNKRTSASNRNGKGLGLYISRLILNSISGDIKAESIGNKNKFEIII, encoded by the coding sequence ATGGTTAGTTTTTCAGAAACAACAAAAAGAAAAAATATTACTATTTTATCAATTCTATTAACTGTTGTTTTTATAGTAATTAATATTTCTCTTTATATCATTAATCATAACTTTATTACTAATAAAATAAAGGAAGAGAATTCTGCTTTTCTCGTTTTATCAACTCACTTAATTAATGAAAATGAAACATCTGTCGTTATCGAGTTCATGAAACATTATTCTCATACGCATGCAGTTGAAGTTGAATTCTATAATGAAGATATGGTGATGTTGTTTTCCTCTGATATTAACAATCAATTTTTAAACAAGTATTCAATTTCCTCTGATAAAGGAATTTATTATATATTCATCGATAACACAGATAGTGTAACTGTTAACCTTGCCGATAGAAACTTTCTTTATGTGAATTTATCATTATTTATTATCTATATATTTGCGATATTTCTATTTATTAAAAATAGTAATAAATCAAGTGAAGATATTAACCATGACATAAAAAAAGTCATGACACTTATTGACAATGAATCTCCACGAAAAATCTCCTTTCACTATTCTGAGTTTAAAGAAATATACAACGACATATCAATCTACTTACAAAAAATAGATTTACTAAAAGAACAGAAAGAAATCAATATAAAGGGACTTGCTCATGATATAAAGACACCTCTCACAATCGTTTTAAATTATCTTGAAAATGTAGAAGATATAAAAAGTTACGAGAAAAACCATCAAACTGTACTTGAAGCTATAAATGATATTAGTAATCTAATAAATGATTTAATAGATGAGAATTATAATCGATCCTTCAGAGAAATTAATCTCGCATATATATTAGAAGAAATAATACAGAGGTATGATTCTATATTTGCTTCGAAAGGGATAAAAATAAACTATAAGAATGAAGTTGATCTTTTAGTAAATTGGAGTAAAAGAGATTTTACAAGAGTAATCGAAAATATTTTATCTAATGCTTATTACTATTCCTATCCTAATACAATCCTCGAGATAAATACCTATAAAGACGAGAATATTCATATAGAATTTATAAATGAGGGTAATCATATTTCTAGTTCAAACCTTATCAAAATTTTTGACAAGGGATTTAGAAATAAACGGACTTCTGCTTCAAATAGAAATGGTAAAGGATTAGGATTGTATATTTCAAGACTAATTTTAAACTCTATTTCTGGTGATATTAAAGCAGAATCTATTGGTAATAAAAATAAGTTTGAAATTATAATATAA
- a CDS encoding acyl-CoA dehydrogenase, which produces MDFRLSEKHLLMQKLFREFALNEVKPLASEVDEKEYFPVETVKKMIKTGMLGIPFPKEYGGSGGDNLSYILAVEELSKVCATTGVILSAHTSLCCSPIYEFGNEEQKDKFLVPLLKGDKLGAFGLTEPNAGTDAAEQQTIATLDGDDYILNGSKIFITNAGYADIYIIFAMTDKSQGTRGISAFIVEKERDGFSIGKKELKLGIRGSSTCELILKNVRIPIANLLGKVGQGFKIAMKTLDGGRIGIAAQALGIAQGAIDETIQYVKQRKQFGRALAKFQNTQFQLANMQTATDAARLLVYRAAYYKDQKLPFSKEAAMAKLFASETAMEVTTKAVQLHGGYGYTREYPVERMMRDAKITEIYEGTSEVQRMVISANMLK; this is translated from the coding sequence ATGGATTTTCGATTATCAGAGAAACATCTATTGATGCAAAAATTATTTAGGGAATTTGCGTTAAATGAAGTTAAACCATTAGCTAGTGAAGTAGATGAAAAAGAATATTTTCCTGTAGAAACAGTAAAAAAAATGATTAAAACTGGGATGCTAGGGATTCCATTTCCTAAAGAATATGGTGGAAGTGGCGGAGACAATTTATCCTATATTTTAGCTGTAGAAGAATTAAGTAAAGTTTGTGCTACGACAGGTGTTATTTTATCTGCTCATACTTCATTATGTTGTAGTCCCATCTATGAATTTGGGAATGAGGAACAAAAAGATAAGTTTTTAGTTCCACTTCTTAAAGGGGATAAATTAGGTGCATTTGGATTAACTGAACCGAATGCTGGTACTGATGCAGCTGAACAACAAACAATAGCTACCCTTGATGGGGATGATTATATATTAAATGGATCAAAAATATTTATCACAAACGCTGGTTATGCTGATATATATATCATCTTTGCGATGACTGATAAATCACAAGGAACACGTGGGATTTCAGCGTTTATCGTTGAGAAAGAACGTGATGGTTTTTCAATTGGTAAAAAAGAATTAAAACTTGGAATTAGAGGATCATCAACCTGTGAATTGATATTAAAAAATGTTAGAATTCCTATAGCTAACTTATTAGGAAAAGTTGGACAAGGATTTAAAATAGCGATGAAGACACTTGATGGAGGACGTATTGGAATTGCAGCACAAGCTCTTGGAATTGCACAAGGAGCAATTGATGAAACCATTCAATATGTAAAACAAAGAAAACAATTTGGAAGAGCACTTGCTAAATTTCAAAATACACAGTTTCAATTAGCCAATATGCAAACAGCAACTGATGCTGCTAGATTACTCGTTTATCGTGCTGCTTATTATAAAGACCAAAAACTACCCTTTAGTAAAGAAGCCGCTATGGCAAAACTATTTGCTTCTGAAACAGCGATGGAAGTTACCACAAAAGCAGTTCAATTACATGGTGGTTATGGTTATACACGAGAATATCCAGTAGAACGTATGATGAGAGATGCAAAAATAACAGAGATATATGAAGGTACATCTGAAGTTCAACGGATGGTCATCTCTGCTAATATGTTGAAATAA
- a CDS encoding electron transfer flavoprotein subunit alpha/FixB family protein has protein sequence MNFDEYKDIYVFVEQRDGKIWDVSYELIGEARKLVNQIHHVDYKVVAILMGNEIKDKAQELIYYGADKVIVTESYELIEYHTENFALVLEHIIKQFKPDALLIGATVMGRDLAPRVAARVNTGLTADATILEIDKEQENSTLLWVTRPAFGGNLFGTIICPNHRPQMATIRPNVFDIPKRDKSRTGEIIEFPVEVPSDSKVKIMKVIEKVEEGIDISKADIIISDGRGVGNRFDILKEVANEIGGVVGASRAAVDEGYATKDMQVGQTGKTVKPRLYIACGISGAVQHVAGMDKSDFIIAINKDPEAAIFNCANVGIVGDALAILPLLKDEIKNLR, from the coding sequence ATGAATTTTGATGAATATAAAGATATTTATGTATTTGTTGAACAAAGAGATGGTAAAATATGGGATGTTAGCTATGAATTAATTGGAGAAGCAAGAAAGTTAGTCAATCAAATACATCATGTAGATTATAAAGTTGTTGCGATTTTAATGGGTAATGAAATAAAAGATAAAGCACAGGAATTAATCTATTATGGTGCTGATAAAGTGATTGTTACTGAATCATATGAATTAATAGAGTACCACACAGAAAATTTTGCCCTTGTTTTAGAACATATTATCAAACAGTTTAAACCAGATGCATTATTAATTGGTGCAACTGTTATGGGAAGAGACTTAGCACCACGTGTTGCTGCTCGTGTCAATACAGGATTAACAGCTGACGCTACAATTTTAGAGATTGATAAAGAACAAGAGAATTCTACATTATTATGGGTAACAAGACCTGCTTTTGGAGGAAACTTATTCGGTACGATTATTTGCCCTAATCATCGTCCGCAAATGGCAACGATTAGACCAAATGTATTCGATATTCCTAAAAGAGATAAATCAAGAACCGGTGAAATTATAGAATTTCCAGTAGAGGTTCCAAGTGATTCAAAAGTAAAAATAATGAAAGTTATTGAAAAAGTTGAAGAAGGTATTGACATTTCTAAGGCAGATATTATTATTTCTGATGGACGTGGCGTTGGTAATCGATTTGATATTCTAAAAGAAGTAGCTAATGAAATCGGTGGAGTTGTTGGTGCCTCACGGGCAGCTGTTGATGAAGGATATGCTACAAAAGACATGCAAGTCGGTCAAACAGGTAAAACAGTAAAACCACGCTTATACATTGCTTGTGGTATATCAGGAGCAGTACAACATGTAGCGGGAATGGACAAATCTGACTTTATTATAGCGATTAATAAAGACCCTGAGGCAGCTATCTTTAATTGTGCTAATGTCGGTATTGTAGGAGATGCTTTGGCTATCTTACCATTGTTAAAAGATGAAATAAAAAATTTAAGATAA
- a CDS encoding class I SAM-dependent methyltransferase: MEEYNETIQFWNQIFHEKMTFNPNDPIKIKVIEEALQFMGKNCSSIIDYGCGHGKMLLRCLMLGTNDVCAMDISQNAIKVVEKVASTYQLQNRVTSKTGGIEVLKEEDNKSCSGAILFNILDNMTIKDGTSLIHEIHRIIDDNGYVLLKLNPYLTKVECEENQLKEITSDFYVDSEGLYLWNISDELLKTLLDNLFVIEKVVKVNHGVMTERLYYLKKIN; this comes from the coding sequence ATGGAAGAGTACAATGAAACTATACAATTTTGGAATCAGATATTTCATGAAAAAATGACTTTTAATCCTAATGATCCAATTAAGATTAAGGTGATTGAGGAAGCTTTACAATTTATGGGGAAGAATTGTTCATCAATTATTGATTATGGGTGTGGACATGGAAAAATGTTGTTAAGATGTTTGATGCTTGGAACTAATGATGTTTGTGCTATGGATATTAGTCAAAATGCGATAAAAGTAGTAGAAAAAGTAGCAAGTACCTATCAACTGCAAAATCGTGTCACTTCAAAAACAGGTGGAATAGAAGTCTTAAAAGAAGAAGACAATAAGTCTTGTTCTGGCGCTATTTTGTTTAATATACTAGACAATATGACAATTAAAGATGGTACAAGTTTAATTCATGAAATACATCGAATCATTGATGATAATGGCTATGTTCTATTAAAATTGAACCCTTATCTAACGAAAGTAGAATGTGAAGAAAATCAGTTAAAAGAAATTACGTCAGATTTTTATGTAGATTCAGAGGGACTATATTTATGGAATATTAGTGATGAATTATTAAAAACCTTACTTGATAATCTTTTTGTGATTGAAAAAGTTGTCAAAGTTAATCATGGTGTTATGACAGAACGTTTATATTATTTGAAGAAAATAAATTAA
- a CDS encoding phosphotransferase, with translation MNKIETIIKKDYTLHPLRIEKVESGSGSTYLIKTFKNQYIGKLNNRKSIINIYEKVEPILNKQGINQCKVIRSNKNLLTVNDFVLYTYIPGYTYHQFNPIQEKNALLYMKKYHQILKTVPFVEDELPLENHWDKMRSIDYLINELTPITNDKDIHKGIDILSQYKYVLKNLPKQLIHSDLGPDNFIFNQDEVISIIDFTPDYNHELYSLGHFIYWNYLWDNHNIQKIDLLNYFHYYKEYSDLEDIFLIILLHVALIRILGVLMIDHKKKINKRLDILRQLLKIIVR, from the coding sequence ATGAATAAAATAGAGACAATTATAAAAAAGGATTATACACTTCATCCACTTAGAATTGAAAAAGTTGAATCAGGAAGTGGGAGTACCTACTTAATAAAAACTTTTAAAAATCAATATATTGGAAAATTGAATAATCGAAAGAGTATTATTAATATCTATGAGAAAGTTGAACCCATACTAAATAAACAAGGAATCAATCAGTGCAAGGTTATTAGATCAAATAAAAATCTACTAACAGTTAATGATTTTGTTTTGTATACCTACATTCCTGGTTATACCTATCATCAATTTAATCCTATTCAGGAAAAGAATGCACTTTTATACATGAAAAAATATCATCAAATACTTAAAACTGTTCCTTTTGTAGAAGATGAATTACCACTTGAAAATCATTGGGATAAGATGCGTTCAATTGATTACTTAATTAATGAATTAACACCAATAACAAATGATAAGGACATCCATAAAGGAATAGATATTTTATCACAATACAAATACGTATTAAAAAACCTTCCAAAACAATTAATACATTCTGACTTAGGACCAGATAATTTTATTTTTAATCAAGATGAAGTAATATCCATCATTGATTTTACACCTGATTACAATCATGAATTATATTCTTTGGGTCATTTTATCTATTGGAACTACTTATGGGATAACCATAACATCCAAAAAATTGATTTATTAAATTATTTTCATTATTATAAAGAATATTCTGATTTAGAAGATATATTTTTGATTATATTATTACATGTTGCTTTAATACGAATTCTTGGAGTACTTATGATTGATCATAAGAAAAAAATAAATAAAAGATTAGATATATTAAGACAGTTATTGAAAATTATTGTGAGGTAA
- a CDS encoding histidine phosphatase family protein, producing the protein MKTNIYLVRHAHSIYSEDELGRPLSNIGHQMVSKVTNLLINHNIHKIISSPYKRAIQTIENLALTINKEIEIVEGFRERKLGELKDIDFMEALKQVWTDSSFSFPLGESNLIAQKRGIIALNTILNNYQGKNIVIGTHGNIMVLIMNYFNNKIGLEFWKQLKMPDIYQLSFEDNIFIQQTKIWTND; encoded by the coding sequence TTGAAGACAAACATCTATTTAGTTAGACATGCACATTCAATTTATTCTGAAGATGAATTAGGAAGACCACTTTCGAATATTGGTCATCAAATGGTTTCTAAAGTAACTAATTTACTAATTAATCATAATATTCATAAGATTATTTCTAGTCCTTATAAACGTGCCATTCAAACGATTGAGAATTTAGCATTAACAATAAATAAAGAAATTGAAATTGTTGAAGGATTTAGAGAACGTAAATTAGGTGAACTAAAAGATATTGACTTTATGGAGGCATTAAAACAAGTATGGACCGATTCATCTTTTAGTTTTCCATTAGGAGAATCTAATTTAATCGCTCAAAAAAGAGGGATTATTGCATTAAATACAATACTTAATAACTATCAAGGAAAAAATATTGTCATTGGAACCCATGGAAATATCATGGTTTTAATTATGAATTATTTTAATAATAAGATAGGTCTAGAATTTTGGAAACAGTTAAAGATGCCAGATATTTATCAATTAAGTTTTGAAGATAATATATTTATTCAACAAACTAAAATATGGACAAATGATTAA
- a CDS encoding electron transfer flavoprotein subunit beta/FixA family protein, with the protein MRIVVLVKQVPDTTEMNVDKETGTLIRSGVPSIINPDDLAGVEEALKIKNHYGAHVTVMTMGPSQSEGMLRELLARGVDEVILVSDRKFAGADTWATSNTLSKALKTIDYDLIIAGRQAIDGDTAQVGPQTAERLQLPQVTYVSEILEVRENHIVVKKALEDCYQILKVQLPCLITTLSGMNKPRYMTCQGIWDCFNQEIKTLTFDDLSLSIGEVGLKGSPTKVKKTFTKDVTNVTEKHNLSSDDAAKFITNILKEKQIVG; encoded by the coding sequence ATGCGTATAGTGGTATTAGTTAAACAAGTTCCGGATACAACAGAAATGAATGTTGATAAAGAAACAGGGACGTTAATACGTTCTGGTGTACCGAGTATTATAAATCCTGATGATTTAGCAGGTGTTGAAGAAGCACTTAAAATAAAAAATCATTATGGAGCTCATGTCACCGTTATGACAATGGGACCAAGTCAGTCTGAAGGGATGTTAAGAGAATTATTAGCTCGTGGGGTTGATGAAGTCATTTTAGTAAGTGATCGTAAATTTGCTGGTGCTGATACTTGGGCAACATCAAATACTTTATCAAAAGCATTAAAAACAATTGATTATGATTTAATTATTGCTGGTAGACAAGCAATTGATGGTGATACAGCTCAGGTAGGACCACAAACAGCTGAAAGATTACAACTACCTCAAGTAACCTATGTTAGTGAAATCTTAGAAGTAAGAGAAAATCATATTGTGGTCAAAAAAGCATTAGAAGATTGTTATCAAATACTAAAGGTTCAATTACCATGTCTAATTACGACATTAAGTGGAATGAATAAACCACGTTATATGACTTGTCAAGGGATATGGGATTGCTTCAATCAGGAAATTAAGACTTTAACATTTGATGATTTAAGTTTATCTATAGGAGAAGTTGGGTTAAAAGGATCACCAACTAAAGTGAAAAAAACTTTCACAAAAGATGTAACTAATGTGACTGAGAAACACAATTTATCTTCAGATGATGCCGCAAAGTTTATAACGAACATATTAAAAGAAAAACAAATTGTAGGTTAG
- a CDS encoding DUF896 domain-containing protein: MLSKEKMIRLKELANKAKKEGLTDNEKVEQKKLRDEYLTVFRKHFRKRLDNVVFVDEKGNEIKKPIQ; the protein is encoded by the coding sequence ATGTTGTCAAAAGAAAAAATGATACGATTAAAGGAACTAGCGAATAAAGCCAAAAAAGAAGGCTTAACTGATAATGAAAAGGTTGAACAAAAAAAATTGCGTGATGAGTATTTAACCGTATTTCGTAAACATTTTCGTAAACGTTTAGATAATGTTGTATTTGTTGATGAAAAGGGAAATGAAATTAAAAAACCAATTCAATAA